Below is a genomic region from Muntiacus reevesi chromosome 19, mMunRee1.1, whole genome shotgun sequence.
AAAAGATATCAACTGCAGAAAGCTCTCTAAAGAACAaagtgtgtatcttctttggcaTAATAAATGTTCCACAGACACATTCGTTTTCCGTGCAGGTAATCCTTTGGGGCTACTCCATTTTATTTAGAGCAtgcatttttcatcttttaacgTGTAATCTTGCCCTGTACTAGGGAGTCCTCAGAGTGAATTTAAGATAACAACTAAgtatttttgaaatttgaaacAGAGATAAATTTAAAGTACTATTGATATTATGTTCATAGAAATATCAGGTCAATGACAAATTTCCAAGATTCAAAAGCTTGTTAGTTTCTGGTTGCCCAGGAAGTCTGAGGGTTGGTTCCATGAGTCACAAGGAACCAAGTTCAATTTTAGCTTCTCTAAGCTTTTTGAAAACCCTTACTTGTCTTTCTAATAATTTTGTTCCTACTCAGACTTCAAtagcaagggaaaagaaacaggTTTTTATCTTTAATGTAGGTTTTAGGAGTTTTACTATTTTGAAGACTTTTGGAGAAAGGAGCTAGTTCTCTTGGTTACTTTTCATGTTAGCACACAAAGGAATTACAGATGGGAAGGAGAGTGCAAATGACTAGCAGAAAAAAGTCTCatgcatttaagatttttttacaaGTCAAAATATACATCCTCCTGTTGCCACCCATTCCTTAATTGTATAAGAACTATTCCTATCTCATCTCACTCAATTCCATGGCTCACTCAATTGGGATTAAAAATACTTACCTTGcaaatgatatacatatatatcatactcATCAGTTTCTATCAGTGGCATTAATAAGAAATATAGCAGCAGCTTGGGCTGAGTCACCCATCATATTCCCCATTTCTGGGGATTTAAATGTGTAAAATAGCAGGTACATGAaattaggagggaaaaaaagcaatctGCAGACTTTGGCACTAGCACACATAACATTTTGTCTGAGTTGTTAGGAGTGTGGTTTGACAATCACTacatatgaattaaaaaattataaatctgcagaaaacaaacaatccatAGGTGTTGGTTTTCTGTTTAATACTCCCCATCTCCCATTTTTACCCACCCATCCCATATAGTttcaattataataaaaatagagaTCTTAACATCAGAATTTTGCTGTTAACTCTTCAAGGTTTCTCTGTGCTATCCAACCCACACCAAATTCGCAAGTTTCTCCAACcaagttttaaataaacaaaaactgaatgaAGATTGAAGGATGCCAAAGTAGCTGTTCTTAAAGGAAGCTGAACACAGAGTTCTGCCCGAAAGACAGGGTGTTAATGTCTAGTTCAAGTACTGTCAGGTTTGTGTAGCTCTGTCTCAGACAGGCTCCAGACAAGAACTACAAGTTCCTGTAGTTTTAGAGGGCCTCATCCATGATACCAAAGCAGCGCAGGGCTCCCTTCTCCATCGTTGGTTTTCTAAAAGTTGCAGCCCCCTTGCCATGGGCTGCTGAAGGGTCAGTGCTGAAACGGGTTTGCAGGGAGGAAGTGAGCCTTCTCCTCAGCCAGGAAGCTCTATCCTTAGTTTGAACAAGTCTCCTTTAGATCTCTCTTAGGGCTGTCCTGGTTTTCTCAGGATCCACAGCCCTTGCTCAAAAGAGACAGCCTCATTCCGACCCAGTAACAGTGAAAGAAGAGTCAGCCTACCTTGTGGACCCAGACACAGCGTGGTCCCCTGAAGGGCGCTTAGGCGACCCCACTGTAATTAACAAGTCAGTTCGTGCACTTGAAGCCTATCAGTTTATGGAAAGCTTGTTTGAAGTCCTCGTTGGACATGGTATAGATGATGGGGTTGATGAGGGAGTTGAGATAGCCCAGCCACGTGAAGAAGTCAAAGATGGCCTGGTGGAACCAGCAGGATGTGCAGATCGGGATGACCAGGGAGATGATGAAGAAGGGCAGCCAACACACGATGAACGCGCCCAAAATGATGCCCAGGGTCTTGGTGGCTTTGCGCTCCCTAGCGGCCATGAGTTTCTTCTTCTCCAGCAGGGCGTCGGAGACGCGCACTTTGACTTGGTTCACGTACACTGGAGACCCGGATTCGCTGGGCACCTCCGGAGCCCGCGAGTTAATCGAGGCGACCGAAGACGTGGAGCCGGGGGAGTCGGTAATCAGCTGGGCTCGGGTCAGACGCTTGCCGGTTCTGTTGGGCGTCTGTTTCAAAATCCGGGAGCGGGCTTCCACGTAGATGCGGCCATAGAGGGCGATGAGGAGCAGGGTGGGGAAGTAGAAAGCGCCCACCGTGGAGTAGACGGTGTACAGGACGTGGTCGGTGTTCACCACGCAGTTCGACATCGCCTCGGCTTTGGCCTGCCGCCAGAAGAAGGGCGGCAGCGAGATGCAGATGGAGAAGACCCACACGAGCGCGATCATGACCGCGGCCCTCTTGGGAGTCCTCTTCGCCGAGTACTCCACGGCGTCCGTGATGGCCCAGTAGCGGTCCAGGGCGATGACGCAGAGGTGCAGGATGGAGGCTGTGCAACAGGTGATGTCCGACGACAGCCAGAAGTCGCAGACCACCTGGCCCAGCGTCCAGCGGCCCGTGACCGTGTACATGGTGCTCATGGGCATCACCAGGATGGACACCAGCAGGTCGGTGACCGCCAAGGAGGCGATCAGGTAGTTGGCCGGGGTATGCAGCTTCCGCGTCCGGTACACAGTGACGATCACAAAGGCGTTGGAGAGCGTGGTGGCCAAGGTGAAGAGCGCCAGCAGCAGGACCACGACTACTTTCCAGGGCAGGGCGATGAAGTCCTGGTAAATGTACTCCTCGGCGGCGCTGCAGTTGTGGGAGGGACCAGCCGAGAGGTTGGCTTGAGAAAGCCCAGTCTGGGAACTCGCCGACGGCGGCTGGGGACACTGAGCGGCCACTGCCTCCATGTCTCTCCTCGCCCGGGGCCCCGGAGCGCAGCTCTGGGGCATGGGGCGCACGAGGATGAGGACGAGAGGACCGCGGAGGAGACCGCAGTCTCGTCCACTCCGGGAGCTAGTCCGTTCCGTGGAGGGTTCTTCAATTGCGCCTCCACCCAGGCTCCCAGATCAAGCGAGAGGTCAAGGGCGAGGCTGGCTGGCCAGTCCCCCGCACCTCCAGTGCGCGCGGCGCAGCCGCCCAGTCTCCGGCGGTTCCCCGCTAAGCCCCGTCTCAGCCCCGGGCAGCCAAGGATTGGTCCAAAGAGCCACACTCCCCTCCGGCTCCCACCGGGGCGTCTAGAGGTGGAAAGCGTGGTTTGATTTGGGGAGGGAGCATTAGCAAGGTGGGATCTCTTACCCCAACTGCTCGGGGCTGAAAGTCTCTTAACCCGGGCGCT
It encodes:
- the HTR1B gene encoding 5-hydroxytryptamine receptor 1B: MPQSCAPGPRARRDMEAVAAQCPQPPSASSQTGLSQANLSAGPSHNCSAAEEYIYQDFIALPWKVVVVLLLALFTLATTLSNAFVIVTVYRTRKLHTPANYLIASLAVTDLLVSILVMPMSTMYTVTGRWTLGQVVCDFWLSSDITCCTASILHLCVIALDRYWAITDAVEYSAKRTPKRAAVMIALVWVFSICISLPPFFWRQAKAEAMSNCVVNTDHVLYTVYSTVGAFYFPTLLLIALYGRIYVEARSRILKQTPNRTGKRLTRAQLITDSPGSTSSVASINSRAPEVPSESGSPVYVNQVKVRVSDALLEKKKLMAARERKATKTLGIILGAFIVCWLPFFIISLVIPICTSCWFHQAIFDFFTWLGYLNSLINPIIYTMSNEDFKQAFHKLIGFKCTN